The sequence ataggggcccactatattggggtgtggccaactttaggagtgggtgtggccagtaaagggggtgtggtcaggctatggaggacaacttatagcactattttaaatgtgcaccttttgcattagaccctgcccattctactggtagggaactacatgggacccattaataaaacacttgtggtttggaagaaactccagtaccagctcctgtcgtctcctaatgcaccaagacagttacttatgataagtgcatcatttggttacctccaaccctcgcctcatatgttgttattgcccatcatgtattgagcttattaaaagccattacaagggctacacaaaccaaataataacatcatcaattagaagacataaactgcacaattaattttttagtacaatggttaccaacctgttgttgctgtgacatgtcctggaataaaagtcaattcataaaaaaacaagtgattgtaattctcaactaatctcagtgaaatccatctaatttcattttaaatacggttgatatatgcctataatactttcactatatcacccctaaattctaaacaggacaaccatcaaaaagaatgcacaataggcaaaaggaaaaatatataaatataattatgttctcctatgcatgtgcctttctacactaacatacaatatagaccaacatattatacaaccctgaatgattatattttcaactggatgcaattggaatactagactacatgaaaagcacccttcatttgccagatcttgtatacacagtctgattattaaaatgactctttgttataattattttttaaggactcttacagaatatgccactcgtcaaagaccatacacacagcatcagtgctactacggttgcgtacttcaccaatgaatgcttgttgagaagggaaattttaaaaaacaaaaaaatgaacagaatacagcccatccaaagcctgtcacatttattccatatatgctggtatgctgccagtgttgtatgaaagagaatataaatatcaaaggacgggcgcaaatgggggaagggtaaagaaacacaaggattgggtcaatgaataagtcaaggggaaaacggtcccaaagtcattaaaggatgttggtcttctagttccacctataccgatgtcccagatggtaaacttacatcaatgtgaccttttctattccatacagtatttgaataatgtgtcctcttgcttcaaaaagcaccaccacgatgtacttttactcccctctaaacctgtttcttctcctcaccagagtgcacatatgggagaccagggagagaacagagaaagatctcatggtgttttacgttctctatttattaagttaaaacatggggttaaaaacactcacattttgtatgttaaaaaggtatctttcagtccatatgtttcctcgatcaaacggcagtatccagcttctgtatcccagccacgatcaaactggctgggcttcagataacccggggaaactctgcagcgtcagagggggcgtggtctattgcgtccagtgttgcatgaacctatgatgaccaaactgaccttggatcagtatgttgatatcaggacgtcctcctcccctgctcaaactgctgaaaaacacactaccgcgcctgggctctctgcatctgcgcggtagtgtggttacaggagatgtgaccgccgccgccatctaaacaaagttcaacatcaagctccgccctaacaacggagggggcggagcttcaaccccgctgggcctaccggtggattgaccggctgtccggcgggccagtccgaggctggccGTAGACAGTAGTGATGCTTTGCAACAACATAAAAATTTGCATTCATTTAACCACACTATGGCTTTGCATTAAGAGTTTGCATCCCAAATTCTGTAGCACCATACAGCCAAAACATGACTTTACTGCAGTGCCATAGATCAAatgaacacaatttttttttaattcagccTCATATCAGATTGTACACTATTGGGCCGATTTATCAAAGAATGAAAAGCCTTATTGTAGGCGAGAATGGGTGTTTTGGACGGTGGTAGGGTTTTTTCTCATGTTGCCCTATGCAACAATGGATTGCTGTCGGGGATAACACAAGCCGAGTCACCGCTAGCATCCTTAGCAACAGAGTGGCTCCAACCTCTTCTGAATGTCTAAAGACCACTGctagtgtgtttattttttctcaCAGTCTACATCCGTGATGGGCAACCTCTTACACGTCAAGGACCACACATGCGAACCTCCAACCTTCAAGAGGATCTTACATTACCCTTAATGTCAGTAATAAATACCCAAAAAGGCTTCCAAACAGCCACTTTGCTAATCAAATAATGCCCCCACATGACTTTGAGACCTTCCACTTGGCACTCAGACTTTCCACTTGCTCCAAAACCAGCTTTAAAATTGCTTACCTTCAGTCCAGATGTAGGAGGGGGAGACCACGTGGTATAAAGTACATTGCACTCTCCTACTACTGCTAGATGTGATGACTGATCTCCATGTGTTATGTAGTTTAGGTCTAGGGATGTGGAAATTGGCTGCTTCTATCGCATTCAGTCTTATTCTTTGCTTTGTCATAAAGCACAGCATAAGTCAGAGCTGTGACATTGAGATAGGATGAAGACCAACGACCCATTTCTGGTCTATACCTGTCTCATGTGCATGACGACACAAGAGAATGATGTGCTGGAGTTTTACAAGACATTAATGTGGTCCCTGGTGGAGGCATTTACTTACAATGCTGTTTAAGAAATTTAGTGGCCTGGTCTCAAAAGTAACAGTTCCTGGCCACATCAGAGGCTGTCTTTGACAGCTGGGTTCCGGGTATGGGGCCACATGCACACGGCTGCCAAATTGAGCCACCGTTAATAGTACAAAGCTTGAAATAAATGGAACAGcaatgaaatataaattattgtttttagAAGTACAGATTGTCTTAACATTTGTTGTCTGAAGCCTTTGTAGTTGGAATATATGTTGAATATATTGAGATGAATATCTTGGGCACTCTGTTTCTTCTGGAAAGCATATTGCGTTATTTTTAAACATCAGAGATTGATAGCATCAGTCACAGCCACATTAAATTGTGTCTGCTATGTGAGGAAGTAATCCCTTAAGATGTTCAAACTAGGAGTGCTTTAGTAGACCCATAAAAGGAAAAAGAAGCTGCACAAATTGCTCTCTGGACCAAAAACAGCCAAGCAATTCCCAGCTGTGGGATTATGGGATATAGCTTGAAAACTTTTACACAGTGAGGAAAAAAAAGATATTCTCtctaataaaaagaaaagttgTAATGCTTTACACTACATAATTATACAATGTCTAAATTCTTAAAATTACATTATTGCCATGGTCTACTGTCAGTAATTGTAAATGTTAATTctactgttaaataaaaaaaaaaatacacaaatgcaCACACAGTAGCATTGGTTGTGTCTTGGCATAGCAagtaaatgtgttttaaattCCAAAAAATACCCGCTTTCTCCAGAAGACTAAAAAAACAGCCATGTCAGTCCAGCAGTGTTCAGATaaagttgtgtgtatgttccttgcaggataaccccaccctttcagcacctgttatggcctataaattgatttgagcagcttccacttttgtgtttGTGTTCAGATAAAGTCCAATAtatctccttttctttttttattttatttattaatatcttaTTTGTAATTCTCTTTTCCTCTTAACTTCAGAAGAAAACTAAACACACTTCTACTAAACAGTTCAGTGATACAGGAGTCAGCTGCTCCCATCACGTTCAATGTTATTCTATATTTACCAATACATGGTGACAACTATGCCTTCCAAAACTATGTCATGGGTCCTTACATTCAGGCTCTGGCATGATCTCAGAGAAATTTAAATTATTAACCCTAAAGTTGAGTTCCTATGTGTCCCAATTTTTCCTGGACAATCAACATTTTTGCCCCTGGAAATTTGCAACACCTAAAGTTAACGTTCCTTACAATATCTGGCACTGATAAGGAAATATAATTTGAAAATTGTAGACAAaccaaacattgttttttttaaattaagaggGCCTAATGGTGATAAGCTACTAAACAATATTCATCATTTTACTCAGATGAGAACATGGGTCAATCCTGATTAGTGTCCAGTTCGGCGACATGTTTGGGCCTGTTGGTGTGATCGGAAGATGGAATAAATTGACTAATATTCTTAATCCATTCATCTGACCCAATAGGAGCAGATTATTAATGGGTATTGTGAGAagtttttttgagggggggggggcggggaggAAACACATTTGCGAAATCAGGCCATTACATTGGTTATTTGGGAGCTAAAATGTCAAGTTGGGTGTTCGCTTTATTTCTGATTAActtgaaagtgcatttttattttgcagaaaataaagaaaactagACAAAAACCGAATCATTATTTATTAGCATCTCCAGACCGAATAaaaagttccacaaaacaaagcCGTACTCCCAGAAGTAGCAAAAAATGTTCCACACCCAGAACTCCCAGATGTCGCAGGATGGTGGAGGAAGCCAGTCCAAATATTAGGGTCACGCCAAAGTCCAGCAAGAGGACTTCCCATTGTACCAGAAGAACAAGCTGGCAATGGAGAAATTTCTCTAACGTGGTGGGAAAAGAAAGTCTAAACCTGAGAAGGTCTGTGAGAGCAGCTTCTCTGAACAGCCCGTACTCCTCACCGGCAACTCTCAACAGGAGAAGGTATGTGCCACATCTAATGTGTCTGCAAAGTGACAGTGTTATCCTGTGCTGCAACATACAATTGATTATTGCAcacattgaataaatatttgtttttgacaAATTAGTGCCCACCTCATATGCCAAGAGTGAATAAacggtttgcattttttttttaaaggaaatataCAGGAATATATTAAGGTGCTCATTTACGGAGGTGCCACGCTGCCTCTATAACGGAgaatgttttgtaaaaaaaaataaaaataaacacactgcACCTGCTTAAATGAGCACCGTAATACTAACATAGTCAGTGTCACTctgtaaaatgacgtgatttttgtTGATTCGCCGCAATTGTTTGAAGTGTATTTTACAAGCAGTCGAGATCACCACACTGTAGGTAAGACGACTATCGGAGTGATCATGTCTGGAACATTTGCGTTGGGGTTTGGGCAGTCGCCGTTTAGAACCCAACCCCTATATACAGTATCTAACTATTGTAAGTAAATGTTTAAATAATTGTAATGATCTTAGATCGTAGAATAGAATGCTAGTGGAAGTCTTTTTCTTgtcattgtcatttatttttcactctgtcctttttttttttttctttgcaggcAATTTGACAAAGACCTAGATACTGTCTCCACAGGAATCCGGCAGCTAAAACGCCTCTCTAGGGTATTTGATGATGCCATCTTAAAGGAAGAAAGGTAAACTGGATTTATTTGTCTGATTTGTCCCCTTGAGCCTGTCACTGACTGAAGCATAAATCTGAAATCACAACGGCATTATCTAGGACTGTGTGAGACATCCACTTAAGCCAACACCTCCTTTAACCTTCTCAATCCCCAGAGAACATACAGTGTATAGCATTTGGTATACAGCCTTTAAAGGACAACTAAATCTCACAAATAAGTtgcaaaaaacatataaaagttTCAAGAGCTTATTATATCCGAAGAGATTAGAGACACCGCTGTGATCATGGGGACTTTGGTCAGTAACCCAATTGAAGGACCCTGCAGGGAACTTCTGACTCTGAAGTTAAAGAGAACAATAACTTGCACCTGGCTGTGTTTCATATTCAATGTCAAACATCTCGAGTTCTGTAACAGTATAGAAACTTTTACTGCTATAttcaatatttcattttaatttgtaGTTTAAATTTAGCGGTCCTTCAGGGTTCATTCACATATGTGCTGGGAAAAAAATAATGGTATTGTCGCTGAGAGGAGAATCACTTACCTGTTATCGATGAAACTGCAGCAGCATTAAGCAGCTGCTCACGGGAGGTATCGGTCAGGGCAATCTATTAAATCGGAACTTCTCCAAAGTTATATTTAGGTTAGAGAGCCATAATACATTGCCCATAAGCCCCCTCTTCATGCACTTTTCAACCTCACACAATATAATGTATCTGCTGGTAAAGTATTCAGTAAACTGCCTGTTAGAGTACCGTAAAGGAATGCACTAAACTGCAAAGCATATTATTATAACTGAAATAGCTTTATGGTAGAATGTATGTAATATCTGAGCTCCTGTACACAAAGAAAAGATAAACTCTGCTGACATTTATTGTTGTTCCATCTATTATTAGCGACATGACAGTTTCTCTCATTGATAACTGAAGATGTTAATCGCCAGGTAAAGTTCCAGAATTCTTCAGTGTGTCCTATATGTGCATGGGCTGGATTTATATACTAACCCACAAATCCTTTCCTTCTGCTTTTAAAGACACTTACATTTAACTCTTCAAGCACTTGTGTATTTTCTCCCTTTAACTTacgtattatttttttctgtacttgGGTTATGAAAGTTTGTATTGATAAAATATTGAGCATGTTATGTTTTATGAAGCAATTCTCCAATTTCGGTGATTTGTTCTTGTCCGCTGCATCAAAATGAACAATAGGGCACAAGCTGCTGTGGGGAATCAACCAATCGG is a genomic window of Mixophyes fleayi isolate aMixFle1 chromosome 2, aMixFle1.hap1, whole genome shotgun sequence containing:
- the PIMREG gene encoding protein PIMREG isoform X1 gives rise to the protein MSSILHNVGWRNHNILENIDELDSPQNDKFRKMSSSSSLNTMRMSLRKRMPLKQVEININATPDWDRVGVKEKQRPLQSMTVTAKNMFGAMSQKIKKTRQKPNHYLLASPDRIKSSTKQSRTPRSSKKCSTPRTPRCRRMVEEASPNIRVTPKSSKRTSHCTRRTSWQWRNFSNVVGKESLNLRRSVRAASLNSPYSSPATLNRRRQFDKDLDTVSTGIRQLKRLSRVFDDAILKEESDMTVSLIDN